In Plodia interpunctella isolate USDA-ARS_2022_Savannah chromosome 9, ilPloInte3.2, whole genome shotgun sequence, a single genomic region encodes these proteins:
- the LOC128672450 gene encoding uncharacterized protein LOC128672450: protein MDAIMDFDIRDINRCPVACVLKIGIFICIGISVLCVPLLKPHGQSRNYHRGNTMGRDALCFCCDACGWVAHFVRFILHIIEYVINSIMSIFKYCVSVISSKLGRNKGNHVNEGDVCQKGIEINKQEKYKAQKYRRPKNQCREEECPPSDDDVSVSPSWETESESSDSSGHPNCDRCSRSLSECVGDCPVKAKHCDASCTSEVEILQA, encoded by the exons ATGGACGCAATAATGGATTTTGATATCCGGG ACATCAACAGATGCCCGGTAGCGTGTGTCttgaaaataggtatatttatatgcaTTGGTATCTCGGTTTTG TGTGTACCACTCCTGAAGCCTCATGGACAGTCGCGCAATTACCACCGGGGTAACACCATGGGCAGGGATGCCTTGTGCTTCTGTTGTGACGCCTGTGGCTGGGTGGCTCA TTTTGTACgctttatattacatataatagaatatgtgATTAACTCAATTATGTCAATCTTCAAATATTGTGTATCAGTG atttcatCCAAACTTGGAAGAAATAAAGGGAATCATGTAAATGAGGGTGATGTATGCCAAAAAggaatagaaattaataaacaagaGAAATATAAAGCTCAGAAGTATAGAAGGCCTAAGAATCAATGCAGAGAAGAAGAGTGTCCACCATCAGATGATGATGTCTCTGTCTCACCATCGTGGGAGACGGAATCAGAATCCTCTGATTCAAGTGGTCATCCGAATTGTGATAGATGTTCCAGATCATTAAGTGAATGTGTAGGTGATTGTCCAGTTAAAGCGAAGCACTGTGATGCTAGCTGCACAAGCGAAGTTGAGATATTACAAGCGTAA
- the LOC128672449 gene encoding uncharacterized protein LOC128672449 — MPTRDRSEFFPCPLVCLSILFIAMTAAVCASCMFGQCHNPRRVSMTQGGILHNRTHVCPMCNVYNTLMHVYQRMFCDENTNLQSPRVSIDVRDRRESRNEVYTKRPSGEIHSLKSPHDIRERIPSHQDFLERKPSVQFEERRSNPTNTMDSKISPRNIAQKITPIETINKKETSPPSRESPPPPIAVSEKKSSQEIKEKPAKEPKSKMFKKGKDQSKTKTDKGRGFGLFKRKSPTIANNCEKCNEKNEICVDSCPKPPSMTSVKTESRGSKKK; from the exons ATGCCAACCCGTGATCGTTCAG AATTCTTCCCGTGTCCTCTGGTATGTTTATCGATACTATTCATAGCTATGACCGCCGCTGTCTGTGCATCG TGTATGTTTGGACAATGTCACAATCCTAGAAGGGTCTCAATGACACAAGGAGGGATACTACATAATCGCACCCATGTTTGCCCTATGTGTAACGTCTACAACACATTAATGCA cGTCTATCAGCGCAtg TTTTGCGATGAAAATACTAATCTACAATCACCAAGAGTGTCCATTGACGTGAGAGACCGTCGAGAATCACGGAACGAAGTATACACAAAAAGACCGTCTGGAGagattcattcattaaaatcacCTCATGATATTAGGGAACGGATACCATCCCACCAAGATTTTTTAGAAAGGAAGCCGAGTGTACAATTTGAAGAGAGAAGATCAAATCCAACAAATACTATGGACAGTAAAATATCCCCTAGAAACATTGCACAAAAAATAACGCCaatagaaacaataaataaaaaagaaacatctCCACCTTCAAGAGAATCGCCTCCGCCTCCCATTGCTGTTTCAGAGAAAAAATCGTCTCaggaaattaaagaaaaaccagcaaaAGAACCGAAGtcgaaaatgtttaaaaaaggaaaggatcaaagtaaaacaaaaacggACAAGGGTCGTGGCTTTGGGCTTTTTAAAAGGAAATCTCCAACGATCGCGAACAATtgtgaaaaatgtaatgaaaaaaacgAAATTTGTGTTGATAGTTGCCCAAAACCACCAAGTATGACTTCAGTGAAGACAGAGTCGCGCGGATCGAAAAAGAAATAG